From a single Alkalihalophilus pseudofirmus genomic region:
- a CDS encoding aminotransferase encodes MTTKQVNKRLSKKVQSIQPSGIRRFFDLASSMDNIISLGVGEPDFVTPWNVREASISSMERGFTAYSANAGIIELREAISNYMTSRFSVDYDPESEILVTVGASEAIDVGMRAIVDEGDEVIVVEPSFVSYAPLVSMAGGVPVAVGTNIDTDFKVTAAQIEAAITDRTKAMMLCFPNNPTGSTMNQEELKEIAELAERHDLLVFSDEIYAELTYDEEHVAFSSLEGMKERTVIISGFSKAFAMTGWRLGFVCAPKDLLSAMLKIHQYSLMCAPTMAQYGALEALKTGMDDVYRMKQSYKQRRNYFVKSFSEIGLECHTPGGAFYAFPSIEKTGLTSEQFAEKLLLEERVAVVPGHVFGEGGEGHIRCSYATSMENLEQSVERIGRFLKQF; translated from the coding sequence ATGACAACCAAACAAGTAAACAAACGTTTATCTAAAAAAGTGCAATCCATCCAGCCATCAGGCATAAGACGATTTTTCGACCTTGCATCAAGTATGGATAATATCATTTCACTTGGTGTTGGGGAGCCTGATTTTGTGACACCCTGGAACGTACGTGAAGCAAGTATTTCTTCGATGGAGCGCGGTTTCACTGCTTACTCAGCCAATGCGGGCATCATTGAATTAAGAGAAGCAATCTCTAATTATATGACTTCTCGCTTCTCTGTTGATTACGATCCTGAATCAGAGATTTTGGTAACTGTAGGGGCAAGTGAAGCCATCGATGTCGGGATGAGAGCAATAGTAGATGAAGGCGATGAAGTCATTGTCGTTGAGCCGAGTTTCGTATCGTATGCGCCTTTAGTATCGATGGCAGGCGGGGTGCCTGTGGCAGTAGGGACGAATATTGATACTGATTTTAAAGTGACCGCTGCTCAAATTGAAGCTGCCATCACAGACCGAACGAAAGCTATGATGCTCTGTTTCCCAAATAACCCAACTGGCTCTACAATGAATCAGGAAGAATTAAAAGAGATTGCCGAGCTGGCTGAACGCCATGATCTATTAGTATTCTCAGATGAGATCTATGCCGAGTTGACCTATGACGAAGAGCATGTAGCCTTTTCGAGTCTTGAAGGAATGAAAGAGAGAACGGTCATCATTTCAGGGTTTTCAAAAGCATTTGCCATGACAGGATGGCGTCTTGGCTTTGTATGTGCCCCAAAAGACTTGCTTAGTGCAATGCTGAAAATCCACCAATACAGCCTTATGTGTGCACCGACGATGGCACAGTACGGTGCGCTAGAGGCACTGAAGACCGGTATGGATGATGTATACCGCATGAAGCAGTCCTATAAGCAGCGTCGTAATTATTTTGTTAAATCTTTTTCTGAAATTGGATTGGAATGTCACACGCCAGGCGGTGCCTTCTATGCTTTCCCGTCGATTGAAAAAACAGGCCTAACATCTGAACAGTTTGCAGAAAAGCTTTTGCTAGAAGAGCGAGTCGCTGTTGTTCCTGGACATGTTTTCGGTGAAGGCGGCGAGGGGCATATTCGTTGCTCCTATGCAACGTCTATGGAAAATCTCGAACAGTCGGTTGAGCGGATCGGCCGGTTTTTAAAACAGTTTTAA
- a CDS encoding Lrp/AsnC family transcriptional regulator, whose protein sequence is MESKAIDILHIIEENGRVSIPTLAKMVDASEEEVKGLLKKLEDDHIILSYSAVIDWSKVDQNEGVTAMIDVKVTPQRGVGFDQVAERIYRFPEVKALYLMSGAYDLSVVIEGKTMSEIARFVSEKLSTVDSVLSTTTHFQLKKYKHDGVVFGEGEEDRRIVVAP, encoded by the coding sequence ATGGAGAGTAAAGCAATTGATATTTTGCATATTATAGAAGAAAATGGCCGCGTTTCCATACCGACCTTAGCTAAAATGGTAGATGCTTCTGAAGAAGAAGTAAAGGGGCTCTTGAAGAAGCTTGAGGATGATCACATTATTTTAAGCTACTCTGCGGTAATTGACTGGAGCAAAGTGGATCAAAATGAAGGGGTCACGGCGATGATCGATGTTAAGGTGACTCCCCAGCGCGGAGTAGGTTTTGATCAAGTAGCGGAGCGGATTTATCGTTTTCCTGAAGTGAAAGCTTTGTACTTAATGTCTGGTGCGTATGATTTATCGGTAGTTATTGAAGGGAAAACGATGTCTGAGATTGCACGCTTTGTTTCAGAGAAGCTTTCAACTGTAGATTCTGTTTTATCCACAACAACGCATTTTCAGCTGAAGAAATATAAACATGATGGCGTGGTCTTTGGAGAAGGAGAAGAAGATCGCCGAATTGTGGTGGCACCATGA
- a CDS encoding cysteine hydrolase family protein, with protein MELSNSSNNRTALLIIDMISDFEFEDSELLIKHAMPVAKNIAALKKRANEAHIPVIYVNDNYGKWQSDFRHLVAHCLEHDVKGRPIVEILHPDEEKDYFVLKPKFSGFFATPLNLLLEHLNVDTLILTGVAGNMCVLFTANDAYMHDYKIYVPSDCSGSNTAEANTEALHLMQNVAKADITPSVDLVLPLK; from the coding sequence ATGGAACTATCTAATTCATCAAATAACCGAACAGCTCTTTTAATTATAGATATGATCAGCGACTTTGAATTTGAGGATTCGGAGCTGTTAATCAAACATGCTATGCCTGTTGCGAAAAATATTGCAGCTCTTAAAAAGAGAGCAAACGAAGCTCATATTCCTGTCATTTACGTCAATGATAATTACGGAAAATGGCAATCTGATTTCAGACATTTAGTTGCTCACTGCCTTGAACACGATGTAAAGGGCCGTCCTATTGTTGAAATCCTCCATCCTGACGAAGAGAAGGATTATTTCGTCTTAAAGCCTAAGTTCTCAGGCTTTTTTGCAACACCTCTAAATCTACTATTGGAACATTTAAATGTGGATACCCTTATCCTAACTGGAGTTGCGGGTAATATGTGTGTACTCTTTACAGCTAATGATGCTTATATGCATGACTACAAAATATATGTACCAAGCGATTGCTCTGGATCTAATACAGCAGAAGCGAATACGGAAGCCCTTCATCTGATGCAGAATGTGGCGAAAGCAGATATTACACCGTCTGTCGATTTGGTTTTGCCGCTTAAATAG
- the bluB gene encoding 5,6-dimethylbenzimidazole synthase, translating into MFNQEEKDSIYKVIATRRDVRTFLSAPVEEEKIQRIIEAGHQGPSVGFMQPWNFVVVQSDEVKEKLAWAANKERRALAIHYENKDDRHQKFLSLKIEGLKQAPVTICVTCDPTRGGSHVLGRNSIPETDILSTACAIQNMWLAATAEGLALGWVSFYKKNDIRDILNIPPHIEPIALLSIGYTDNYPDKPILQSSGWEKRRELESLIFNEKWESK; encoded by the coding sequence ATGTTTAACCAAGAAGAAAAAGATTCAATTTATAAAGTAATAGCAACTCGCCGTGACGTAAGAACATTCTTGTCTGCTCCAGTAGAAGAGGAGAAAATTCAACGGATCATTGAGGCTGGACACCAAGGTCCGTCTGTTGGCTTTATGCAGCCGTGGAATTTTGTTGTTGTACAAAGTGATGAAGTGAAAGAAAAGCTTGCTTGGGCGGCTAATAAAGAGCGTCGTGCGCTGGCTATTCATTATGAGAATAAAGATGATCGCCATCAAAAATTCTTATCACTTAAAATTGAGGGATTAAAGCAAGCGCCTGTGACGATTTGCGTGACATGTGACCCGACTCGAGGCGGCTCTCACGTACTTGGCCGTAACTCTATTCCAGAGACGGATATTCTCTCAACTGCTTGTGCGATTCAGAACATGTGGCTTGCCGCAACCGCAGAAGGTCTTGCTCTAGGGTGGGTAAGCTTTTATAAAAAGAATGATATTCGCGATATTCTTAACATCCCGCCTCATATTGAGCCAATTGCTCTATTGTCCATTGGATATACCGACAACTATCCAGACAAACCAATTCTACAATCCTCCGGCTGGGAGAAACGCCGCGAGCTGGAAAGTCTTATTTTTAATGAGAAATGGGAGTCGAAATAA
- a CDS encoding glycoside hydrolase family 13 protein, translated as MDKQWWKESVVYQIYPRSFYDSNGDGIGDIKGIISKLDYLTELGINVVWLSPVYESPNDDNGYDISDYKAIMDDFGTMEDWDQLLDEMHKRGIKLVMDLVVNHTSDEHHWFAESRSSKDNPYRDYYIWRPGKGDEPPTDWIASFGGSAWEYDKETDEYFLHMFSRKQPDLNWENEQVRQDVYEMMRFWLDKGVDGFRMDVINMISKKEILPSYDAYQKEDAEAEAYQFNLPGVHDYLREMNEEVLSKYDIMTVGECPKVTPEEAIKYTAVERQELNMVFQFEHMGLDKHKGRPKWELKELELRDLKNNLSKWQEELANSGWNSLYWSNHDQPRTVSRFGDDTHYHRESATMLATLLHMMKGTPYIYQGEEIGMTNIHFDSIEDYRDIETLNHYREMVEEKGMRPVDIMPAIYVKSRDNARTPMQWSAEEKAGFTTGTPWIDVNPNYQNINVEQALEDKDSIFHYYKKLIQLRRQHEVIVYGKYQLLDADHPSVFAYERELNGDQLIVICNFYGEETTFDLGNRKAAEVVISNYVNELPASDEIKLRPYEAIVYRLDNNSRM; from the coding sequence ATGGACAAACAATGGTGGAAAGAAAGTGTCGTTTATCAAATCTATCCGCGCAGCTTTTATGACAGCAACGGGGACGGAATAGGAGATATTAAAGGAATCATTTCGAAGCTTGATTATCTAACTGAACTCGGGATTAATGTTGTCTGGCTTTCACCGGTGTACGAATCGCCTAATGATGATAACGGCTATGATATTAGTGACTACAAAGCAATTATGGATGACTTCGGGACAATGGAAGACTGGGATCAATTATTAGATGAAATGCATAAACGCGGTATTAAGCTTGTCATGGATTTAGTCGTAAATCACACATCTGATGAGCATCACTGGTTTGCAGAATCTCGTTCATCTAAAGACAACCCTTACCGTGATTACTATATTTGGCGGCCGGGAAAAGGGGATGAACCCCCGACTGATTGGATTGCCTCTTTCGGCGGCTCAGCGTGGGAATATGATAAAGAGACAGATGAGTATTTCCTGCATATGTTCTCAAGAAAGCAGCCTGATCTAAATTGGGAAAATGAACAGGTGCGTCAAGATGTATATGAGATGATGCGTTTTTGGCTTGATAAGGGTGTGGATGGTTTTCGAATGGATGTCATAAATATGATCTCCAAAAAAGAAATTCTGCCAAGTTATGATGCGTATCAAAAAGAGGACGCTGAAGCTGAGGCGTATCAGTTTAATCTGCCAGGGGTTCATGATTACTTACGTGAAATGAATGAGGAAGTATTATCTAAGTACGATATTATGACAGTTGGAGAATGTCCGAAAGTCACTCCAGAAGAAGCAATTAAATATACAGCGGTCGAGCGTCAAGAGTTAAATATGGTCTTTCAGTTTGAACATATGGGCCTTGATAAACATAAGGGCAGACCAAAGTGGGAATTGAAGGAACTGGAATTACGTGATTTAAAAAATAATCTTTCCAAATGGCAAGAGGAGTTAGCGAATTCTGGGTGGAACAGCTTATATTGGAGCAACCATGATCAGCCCCGAACTGTCTCTCGTTTTGGGGATGACACCCACTATCACAGAGAGTCTGCAACGATGCTTGCTACGCTCCTTCATATGATGAAAGGGACGCCGTACATCTATCAAGGCGAAGAGATTGGCATGACCAATATCCATTTTGATTCGATTGAAGACTATCGTGATATTGAAACGCTGAATCATTACCGCGAAATGGTTGAAGAAAAAGGGATGAGGCCTGTGGATATAATGCCAGCCATATATGTGAAAAGCCGTGACAATGCACGTACGCCAATGCAGTGGAGTGCTGAGGAAAAGGCTGGATTTACAACAGGCACGCCTTGGATCGACGTAAACCCAAATTATCAAAACATAAATGTGGAGCAGGCATTAGAAGACAAGGATTCTATTTTCCACTATTACAAGAAGCTGATCCAATTAAGAAGACAGCATGAAGTCATTGTTTATGGAAAGTATCAACTGCTAGATGCCGATCATCCGTCTGTATTTGCCTATGAAAGGGAGTTAAACGGCGACCAACTTATTGTCATCTGTAATTTTTACGGTGAAGAGACAACGTTTGATTTAGGAAATAGAAAGGCAGCAGAAGTGGTCATTAGTAATTACGTAAACGAGCTGCCAGCAAGTGATGAAATTAAACTTAGACCATATGAAGCCATTGTTTACCGGTTAGATAATAACTCTCGCATGTAA
- a CDS encoding S-ribosylhomocysteine lyase — translation MPTVESFELDHTIVKAPFVRHCGRHDVGTDGEINKFDIRFFQPNKQAMKPNVIHTMEHLLALNVRRFAEDYDHFDVIDLSPMGCQTGFYLIMSGAPSVDEIIDVLEKTMKYSIELDEVPAATEKQCGQAKLHDLKGAKKLMEYWLEQDKASLREVFA, via the coding sequence GTGCCGACTGTAGAGAGTTTTGAGTTAGACCATACGATTGTAAAAGCACCTTTTGTCAGACATTGCGGGCGTCATGATGTAGGAACTGACGGGGAAATTAATAAATTTGATATCCGTTTTTTTCAGCCTAATAAGCAAGCGATGAAGCCTAATGTCATCCATACGATGGAGCATTTACTTGCGCTGAATGTTCGCCGCTTTGCCGAAGACTATGACCATTTTGATGTGATTGACCTCTCACCAATGGGCTGTCAAACAGGTTTCTACTTAATTATGAGCGGGGCGCCTTCGGTTGATGAGATTATTGATGTTCTTGAGAAAACGATGAAGTATTCTATTGAACTTGATGAGGTCCCGGCTGCGACTGAGAAGCAGTGCGGACAAGCGAAGCTTCATGATCTAAAAGGTGCAAAGAAACTGATGGAATACTGGTTAGAACAGGATAAAGCAAGCTTGCGTGAAGTATTTGCTTAA